A segment of the Pan paniscus chromosome 9, NHGRI_mPanPan1-v2.0_pri, whole genome shotgun sequence genome:
caccgtgcctggccgatgtCTTTTACTTCTTTGCGTAGCTGCCCTGCCCAGAACCTCCAGCTCAATGTTTCCTAGAATAGGCAaggatgggctttttttttttttttttttttttgagacagagtcttgctctgtcgcccaggctggagtgcagtggcacgatcttggcttactgcaagctccgcctcccggttctagccattctcatgcctcacccgccgtagtagctgggattacaggaacatgctaccacacccgactaattttgtatttttagtagagtcggagtttcaccgtgttggccaggctggtctcagaactcctggtctcaagtgagccaccgcacctgactaattttttaactttctgcggagatgaggtttcgccatgttggccaggctggtctcaaactcctgagctcaagtggtctgacccctttggcctcccaaagtgctgggagtataagcatgagccactgtgcctggccagatggaCATTCTTATCtgattcctgatcttaggggaaaagcaTCCAGTCTTTATCCCACTGAGTGTGTTATCTGTGAGTTTTTCATAGATCTCCTTACCAAGTGGAGAAAGTTCTGTGAGTTTTTCGTAGATCTCCCTACCGAGTGGAGAAGGTTCTGTGAGTTTTTCGTAGATCTCCCTACCGAGTGGAGAAGGTTCTGTGAGTTTTTCGTAGATCTCCCTACCGAGTGGAGAAGGTTCTGTGAGTTTTTCGTAGATCTCCCTACCGAGTGGAGAAGGTTCTGTGAGTTTTTCGTAGATCTCCCTACCGAGTGGAGAAGGTTCTGTGAGTTTTTCGTAGATCTCCCTACCGAGTGCAGAAAGTTCTGTGAGTTTTTCGTAGATCTCCCTACCGAGTGGAGAAGGTTCTGTGAGTTTTTCGTAGATCTCCCTACCGAGTGCAGAAGGTTCTGTGAGTTTTTCGTAGATCTCCCTACCGAGTGGAGAAGGTTCTGTGAGTTTTTCGTAGATCTCCCTACCGAGTGCAGAAGGTTCTGTGAGTTTTTCGTAGATCTCCCTACCGAGTGCAGAAGGTTCTGTGAGTTTTTCGTAGATCTCCCTACCGAGTGGAGAAGGTTCTGTGAGTTTTTCGTAGATCTCCTTACCGAGTGGAGAAGGTTCTGTGAGTTTTTCGTAGATCTCCCTACCGAGTGGAGAAGGTTCTGTGAGTTTTTCGTAGATCTCCCTACCGAGTGGAGAAGGTTCTGTGAGTTTTTCGTAGATCTCCCTACCGAGTGGAGAAGGTTCTGTGAGTTTTTCGTAGATCTCCCTACCGAGTGGAGAAGGTTCTGTGAGTTTTTCGTAGATCTCCCTACCGAGTGGAGAAGGTTCTGTGAGTTTTTCGTAGATCTCCCTACCGAGTGGAGAAGGTTCTGTGAGTTTTTCGTAGATCTCCCTACCGAGTGGAGAAGGTTCTGTGAGTTTTTCGTAGATCTCCCTACCGAGTGGAGAAGGTTCTGTGAGTTTTTCGTAGATCTCCCTACCGAGTGGAGAAGGTTCTGTGAGTTTTTCGTAGATCTCCCTACCGAGTGGAGAAGGTTCTGTGAGTTTTTCGTAGATCTCCCTACCGAGTGCAGAAGGTTCTGTGAGTTTTTCGTAGATCTCCCTACCGAGTGGAGAAGGTTCTGTGAGTTTTTCGTAGATCTCCCTACCGAGTGCAGAAagttctgtgagtttttcataGATCTCCCTACCGAGTGCAGAAGGTTCTGTGAGTTTTTCGTAGATCTCCCTACCGAGTGCAGAAGGTTCTGTGAGTTTTTCGTAGATCTCCCTACCGAGTGGAGAAGGTTCTGTGAGTTTTTCGTAGATCTCCCTACCGAGTGGAGAAGGTTCTGTGAGTTTTTCGTAGATCTCCTTACCGAGTGGAGCAGGTTCTGTGAGTTTTTCGTAGATCTCCTTACCGAGTGGAGAAGGTTCTGTGAGTTTTTCGTAGATCTCCCTACCGAGTGGAGAAGGTTCTGTGAGTTTTTCGTAGATCTCCCTACCGAGTGCAGAAGGTTCTGTGAGTTTTTCGTAGATCTCCCTACCGAGTGGAGAAGGTTCTGTGAGTTTTTCGTAGATCTCCCTACCGAGTGGAGAAGGTTCTGTGAGTTTTTCGTAGATCTCCCTACCGAGTGCAGAAAGTTCTGTGAGTTTTTCGTAGATCTCCCTACCGAGTGGAGAAGGTTCTGTGAGTTTTTCGTAGATCTCCCTACCGAGTGCAGAAagttctgtgagtttttcataGATCTCCCTACCGAGTGCAGAAGGTTCTGTGAGTTTTTCGTAGATCTCCCTACCGAGTGCAGAAGGTTCTGTGAGTTTTTCGTAGATCTCCCTACCGAGTGGAGAAGGTTCTGTGAGTTTTTCGTAGATCTCCCTACCGAGTGGAGAAGGTTCTGTGAGTTTTTCGTAGATCTCCTTACCGAGTGGAGAAGGTTCTGTGAGTTTTTCGTAGATCTCCCTACCGAGTGGAGAAGGTGCTGTGAGTTTTTCGTAGATCTCCCTACCGAGTGCAGAAGGTTCTGTGAGTTTTTCGTAGATCTCCCTACCGAGTGGAGAAGGTTCTGTGAGTTTTTCGTAGATCTCCCTACCGAGTGGAGAAGGTTCTGTGAGTTTTTCGTAGATCTCCCTACCGAGTGGAGAAGgttctgtgagtttttcataGATCTCCCTTACTGAGTGGAGAAAGTTCTAGTATATTCCTAGTtggttgagtgtttttatcatgaaaagttGTTAGATTTTTGTTAAATGATTTTTCGCATCAagtgagatgatcatatgggtgtttttccccctttgttaatatgatgaattacattgattgattttcttatCCTGAACCAAGCttacattcctgggataaatcctgcTGGGTCCCAGGGTGTGCCTTTTTACATACTGCTGGACTTGCTTTCCTAGCATTTTATCTAagatttttgcatccatatttGTAAGAGGTACTGTCCTTTAATTTTCCTGGAATGTCTTGTTCTGGCTTTGGCACCAGGGTTTGTGAGGATGTGTCTGACGTTTTCTCATTATTTGTCTGGGGTGAAGGCATGCACTGGCACCATCACCATGACGCATCCCTGGTGCTGTGGACCTTGACTGCCTGGCGAGATGTGTCTGTCAGGCTTTCCACTGTCAATCCATAGTGCATTCTCCACAAGGAGGTCACTGGTGCAGCCTGCACAGAGGGAGGGGAGTTTCGTTGCCCTCCTTGGTGTGTGGCGTCTGCACGTTGCCAGGAATTCTTGTGCATGGGAGAGATCCTGCTTCTGTACCATTAGTTATTccatcatgtatttatttatatcagtgtgGACTTACAGATGCTTGTCTTACACTTGCATATTTATTTCAGCGCTGCTCTAGTTATCGTGGTGCCCAAATTCTTTTGCCAAAAGGAGTTTCCATGTGGTTCCTGTATTGCTTTCACACACCCTCACGGAGTTCTTGGCTTTccgttttgtttttctgaggacATCCTGACTTCCTGGCACTGCGGGATGCTCCAGGCTCCTCCTGTCCACTCCCCACCCCGGTCCTGGAATCAGCCCCTTCTCCAAGAGCCCTGGGTCCTTACTGAACATTAGGAACTGAGGCCTGGGTGTTGGGTGGGCTGCGTGGTCCTGGGTGCCATAGCTCACAGAGGACGGGCATGTGTGCGCTCACTGTGTGTGCAGGCGTCTGTAAACACAGCCAGTGCAGGGGTGCGTTGTGTGCTGTGTGCGCAGGAGAGTGTAAACAGTGCACGGGCGCGTGTGTGCTCACTGCGCAGGCATCTGTAAACAGTGCATGGGCACGTGTGCTCACTGTGTGCACAGGCGTCTGTAAACAGTGCACGGACGCGTGTGTGCTCACTGTGTGCGCAGGCGAGTGTAAACAGTGCACAGGTGTGTGTGTTCACCGTGTGCGCAGGCGAGTGTAAACTGCACGGGCGCGTGTGCTCACCGTGTGCGCAGGCGAGCGTAAACAGTGCACGGGCGTGTGTGCTCACCGTGTGTGCAGGCGTCTGTAAACAGTGCATGGGCGCGTGTGCTCACTGTGTGCGCAGGCGAGTGTAAGCTGCACGGGCGCGTGTGCTCACCGTGTGCGCAGGCGAGTGTAAACAGTGCACGGGCGCGTGTGCTCACCGTGTGCGCAGGCGTCTGTAAACAGTGCACGGGCGCGTGTGTGCTCACTGTGTGCGCAGGCGAGTGTAAACTGCACGGGCGCGTGTGTGCTCACTGTGTGCGCAGGCGAGTGTAAACTGCACGGGCACGTGTGCTCACTGTGCACAGGCGAGCGTAAACAGTGCACGGGCGCGTGTGCTCACTGTGCGCAAGCGAGTGTAAGTGCACGGGCGCGTGTGCTCACTGTGCGCAGGCGAGTGTAAGTGCACGGGCGCGTGTGTGCTCACTGCGCAGGCGAGTGTAAACAGTGCACGGGCACGTGTGTGCTCACTGTGTGCGCAGGCGAGTGTAAACAGTGCACGGGCACGTGTGCTCACTGCGCAAGCGAGCGTAAACAGTGCATGGGCGCGTGTGCTGTGTGCGCAGGCGAGTGTAAGTGCACGGGCGCGTGTGCTCACTGTGCGCAGGCGAGTGTAAGTGCACGGGCGCGTGTGTGCTCACTGCGCAGGCGAGTTTAAACAGTGCATGGGCGCGTGTGTGCTCACTGTGCGCAGGCGAGTGTAAGTGCACGGGCGCGTGTGTGCTCACTGTGTGCGCAGGCGAGTGTAAACAGTGCACGGGCGCGTGTGTGCTCACTGCACAGGCGAGTGTAAACAGTGCACGGGCGCGTGTGTGCTCACTGTGCGCAGGCGAGTGTAAACTGCACGGGCGCGTGTGTGCTGTGTGCGCAGGCGAGTGTAAACTGCACGGGCACGTGTGCTCACTGTGCACAGGCGAGCGTAAACAGTGCACGGGCGCGTGTGCTCACTGTGCGCAAGCGAGTGTAAGTGCACGGGCGCGTGTGCTCACTGTGCGCAAGCGAGTGTAAGTGCACGGGCGTGTGTGCTCACTGCGCAGGCGAGTTTAAACAGTGCACGGGCACGTGTGTGCTCACTGTGTGCGCAGGCGAGTGTAAACAGTGCACGGGCACGTGTGCTCACTGCGCAAGCGAGCGTAAACAGTGCATGGGCGCGTGTGCTGTGTGCGCAGGCGAGTGTAAGTGCACGGGCGCGTGTGCTCACTGTGCGCAGGCGAGTGTAAGTGCACGGGCGCGTGTGTGCTCACTGCGCAGGCGAGTTTAAACAGTGCATGGGCGCGTGTGTGCTCACTGTGCGCAGGCGAGTGTAAGTGCACGGGCGCGTGTGTGCTCACTGTGTGCGCAGGCGAGTGTAAACAGTACACGGGCGCGTGTGTGCTCACTGTGCACAGGCGAGTTTAAACAGTGCATGGGCGCGTGTGTGCTCACTGTGTGCGCAGGCGAGTGTAAACTGCACGGGCGCGAGTGTGCTCACTGCACAGGCGAGTGTAAACAGTGCACGGGCGCGTGTGTGCTCACTGCGCAGGCGAATGTAAACAGTGCACGGGCGCGTGTGTGCTCACTGTGTGCGCAGGCGAGTGTAAACAGTGCATGGGCGCGTGTGTGCTCACTGTGTGCGCAGGTGAGCGTAAACTGCACGGGCGCGTGTGTGCTCACTGCGCAGGCGAGTGTAAACTGCACGGGCGCGCGTGTGCTCACTGTGCGCAGGCGAGCGTAAACAGTGCAcgggtgtgtgtgtgctcacTGCGCAGGCGAGCGTAAACTGCACGGGCGTGTGTGTGCTCACTGTGTGCGCAGGCGAGTGTAAACAGTGCACGGGCGCGTGTGTGTTCACCGTGTGCGCAGGCGAGTGTAAACAGTGCACGGGCGTGTGTACTCACTGTGTGCGCAGGAGAGTGTAAACACAGCTGGTGCCCTGGTGCGTGTGTGCTGTGAGCACAGGTGTCTGTAAATGATGTAAACCTCCCTTGACGTCAGGCCCAAAAGCCTGCCTTGCCCTAAGGTCAAGAGGTGTATCTGGCTGATGCCAGCGTCTGGGTGAGGAAAGAGCAGGTTCCACAAGGGCGACTCCTGTGAGGGTGTTGGCCTGAGCGCGCATGCGGGGAGGGGTCGGGGTGGGGGCGGCGCGCCGCAGTAACTCAGGGCCCCATCCCGGTCCCGTCTGTCCAGCGGTCCCAGACCCCCATGTCCTGAAGCGCACCTGTGCCCACCTGGCCCCGGGGAGCACAGGTGTGGAGATGGGGTGTCGTGCCTGGGGGTTCCTTCCCCATGCGCTGCCCCACCAGGATttccctggggtggggagggctgctGAGACAGGGCGCTGCCCTCCTCCAGGGTGACTGAGATGCAGTTTACAACCATGAtctcctggccgggcgtggtggctcacggctgtaatcccagctctttgggaggctgaagtgggcggatcacgaggtcaggagatcaagaccatcctggctaacacggtgaaaccccgtctctactaaaaatacaaaaaaaaaatactagccgggcgtggtggcgggcgcctgtagtcccagctactcgggaggctgaggcaggagaatggcgtgaacccaggaggcggagcttgcagtgagccaagttcacgccactgcattccagcctgggtgacagagcgagactccgtctcaaaaaaataaataaataaacaaccatGATCTCCCGTTTCAAGTTGCCACCACTAACTGTAGCCCCGCTGACGGGGGCACTGGCCTTGCAGACTGTCCAGGACGGCCGGCAGTTTCTAAAGTATGTTGACCCCAAGCTGGGAGTCCCACTGCCAGAGAGAGACTACGGGGGAAACTGCCTCATCTACGACCCAGACAATGAGACTGACCCCTTTCACAACATCTGGGTAAGACGCCGGGAGCCCTGAGGCGAGTCCCTCCCCAGGTGTGGCCCTGTGCCGGACCAGGCACCAGCCACGCTCCTGCCTCGCACCCCTCGGCCCACACGTGGGGTCTCCTGGTGCAGAGATGTGCTGAGGCCCTATCCGTCTGGATGGTGCTCATGGTGGGCAGGGGGGCCCTGCTCTCTAGGCTGTCGTGGACGTGGTCTCCACAGGCCACAGCAGCACCTGTGAGTCCCTGGCCTTCTTCCCGGGGTCTGGCAGGTGCTGCTCAGGTGTGGGCTGATCTGCCagtgtggggagtgggggtggcTGTGCCCCAGGGTCAAGGGTCATACCCTGTCGCCCACAGGACAAGTTGGATGGCTTTGTTCCCGCACACTTTCTTGGCTGGTACCTGAAGGTACGGCGGCACCTCTTCCCAGCCTCCCCGCCCCGGTTCTGAGGCCTGCCGTGGGCTCTGGACCGTTTCTGTCCATGGAGTTGAGCTCTTGCTCTGAGTGTGGTGGGAGGGTGTCGCACTGCAGCCACCCAGAGGTTCGAGAAGCCGTGGGGCTCCCGGACCTCCCAGAAGCCCTGATCCTGGCCGGGTCCCCACTCCGTCCTCAGGGTCGGGGCGGTGGAAAGAGGCAGCAGGGCAGGAAGTCCCGCCCCTGCCTGGGCTTGGGCACTGCTCCATCCCACTTCTGAGGGACCCTGTGCTACCTATGGGGCTAAGAGCAGTGCCTGCTTGACCCTACAGCCCACCCTGGCAGAGTTTGGTGTCAGGCCCCGGGCACGGGGATGCTGCCTTGTTTGCTGACGTCGTACATCGAGGCTGCTGGAGGGGCAGCCACCCACCCCATGCTCACCCTGAGACCTCACTGGGGGCCCTGCCAGTGCTGTCGACTCCAAGAATGCTGCCAGCCGGggtgggggctgcatgcacccgTGGGCAGGGCCGGGTGTGGCCTGCATCCCATACTCTGGCTGACTCTGGCGCCCGCAGACCCTGATGATCCGAGACTGGTGGATGTGCATGATCATCAGCGTGATGTTCGAGTTCCTGGAGTACAGCCTGGAGCACCAGCTGCCCAACTTCAGCGAGTGCTGGTGGGATCACGTAGGTGCCAGCACAGCCCCCGGGGCAGTCGGTGCAGGCTGAGGGGCATTCTCGGACCCTCTCCCCCTGTGCCCAGCGTGGCCCCCGGACCCCCCCTCAGTCCCCCCGGGGCAGTGGGTGCAGGCTGAGGGGCATTCTCGGTTCCCCTGTGCTCTTCCGGGGTCCTCCTCGGGGGGCTCGTTACCCCTCACCCCTGCAACGAGTGCTGGCCCCTCCCTGCAGTGGATCATGGACGTGCTCGTCTGCAACGGGCTGGGCATCTACTGCGGCATGAAGACCCTTGAGTGGCTGTCCctgaagacatacaagtggcagGGCCTCTGGAACATTCCGACCTACAAGTACGTCGTGGGGGCTGCGAGGGCAGGGCCGGGTGGGGGTTACCTGGAGGCAGCCTCAGCGTCCGTGCTCCAGCAGACCCCGAGCACCAGGCCCATCCAGTGTGCGGCTCAGGAGGGGTGACCGTGGGGCTTTGCCTCCTGGAACCTCCCCTCTGACCTGGTGTCACTCAAGCCCGGCCGCCCCTCACAGTGGCCATGGCGTCTGACCCACTCACCTCCCTCCTCAATCCCTGGCCGGCCTGGCGCAGGGGCTCTGGGATCATTCCGTGCTTCTCCCTCCCTTGGTTGCTTTGGTTATGAAATAGTTGCAGGTACTTTGTCATTATGactttggaatttaaaaaataaacaaaagtctaAGGAAAGGCCTGGGGGACGGGGGTCTCCCCTCCTGCCTGTGGGTGCCCCAGCTCTGCCTGGCTCTGCAGATGTGGCCAGCTCATGGCACCGTGGAGCGCCCTCTGAGGCGCTGCAGCCACTGCTCAAGCTGGAAGAGACTGAACAGCAGAGGGCCGTGGAGAAGCAGGGCTTGTAGCTGGGTGGCCAGACCTTGGAGAGCGGCCGGGCAGCAGCTGGGTAACCAGGAACAGAGTCTGTGGCCCGATGGCACAGGGCGGGGCGGGGTGACCGAGAGCAGAGCTCGTCCGATGGCACAGGGCGGGGCGGGGTGACCGAGAGCAGAGCTCGTCCGATGGCACAGGGCGGGGCGGGGTGACCGAGAGCAGAGCTCGTCCGATGGCACAGGGCGGGGCGGGGTGACCGAGAGCAGAGCTCGTCCGATGGCACAGGGCGGGGCGGGGTGACCGAGAGCAGAGCTCGTCCGATGGCACAGGGCGGGGCGGGGTGACCGAGAGCAGAGCTCGTCCGATGGCACAGGGCGGGGCGGGGTGACCGAGAGCAGAGCTCGTCCGATGGCACAGGGCGGGGCTGGGTGACCAGGAGCAGAGCTCGTCCGATGGCACAGGGCAGGGTTCGGGCGGCTGCCTTCCTCAGGCTGCCGGCTCTGTGGTTCCCAGGGGCAAGATGAAGAGGATCGCCTTCCAGTTCACGCCGTACAGCTGGGTTCGCTTCGAGTGGAAGCCGGCCTCCAGCCTGCGTCGCTGGCTGGCCGTGTGCGGCATCATCCTGGTGGTAAGGCCGGGCTGCCTCGCGACGGCGCGGCGGGCTGGGGGCCAGAGCTGGtgctcaccctctcctcccctagTTCCTGTTGGCAGAACTGAACACGTTCTACCTGAAGTTTGTGCTGTGGATGCCCCCGGAGCACTACCTGGTCCTCCTGCGGCTCGTCTTCTTCGTGAACGTGGGTGGCGTGGCCATGCGCGAGATCTATGACTTCATGGATGACCCGTGAGGGCTGCGGCAAGCCGGGTGGAGACACCCCCGGGGGGCAGGGGCCGGAGGGCTGGGGAGCAGAGCCTGGGAGGCCGGGGCCTGGGCGAGGCCGCCTGGAGGACCCTGCGGGGCCCGGGACGCTGAAGCCCCTGCTGCCCCTGCAGGAAGCCCCACAAGAAGCTGGGCCCGCAGGCCTGGCTGGTGGCAGCCATCACGGCCACGGAGCTGCTCATCGTGGTGAAGTACGACCCCCACACGCTCACCCTGTCCCTGCCCTTCTACATCTCCCAGTGCTGGACCCTCGGCTCCGTCCTGGTGCTCACCTGGACCGTCTGGCGCTTCTTCCTGCGGTGAGTCGGGGCAGGGCACGTATGTTCCGAAGGAGGGCTGCTGTCCGGGTCTCTTGGCACAGGCACTGTGCGAGTTTGGTGTCGTTGGTGTCTCACTGTCCCTGCTTCAACCCTCTGGCCGCCTCTGCGGGAGGCGCCTTTCCTGACCCAGCCCTCGGGGCCTTCGCTCTGCACTGACAGATCCAGGCTCCTCAGGGCTCCAGTCTGCCACGGCTGCCGTCCCAGGGCCAGGGTACCCGGCCCCCACCCAGTCCATCCCAGACCTCCACAGGGACTAGGTGCCAGCTGTCCATGGGGCCTGCAGTGGGGCTGGTGTGGGGGCAGGTGGTGACGCTGCATCCCGCTCCCCAGGGACATCACATTGAGGTACAAGGAGACCCGGTGGCAGAAGTGGCAGAACAAGGATGACCAGGGCAGCACCGTCGGCAACGGGGACCAGCACCCACCGGGGCTGGACGAAGACCTGCTGGGGCCTGGGGTGGCCGAGGGCGAGGGGGCACCAACTCCAAACTGACCTGGGCCGTGGCTGCCTCGTGAGCCTCCCAGAGCCCAGGCCTCCGTGGCCTCCTCCCGTGTGAGTCCCACCAGGAGCCACGTGCCTGGCC
Coding sequences within it:
- the PTDSS2 gene encoding phosphatidylserine synthase 2 isoform X1; its protein translation is MRRGERRDAGGPRPESPVPAGKASLEEPPDGPSAGQATGPGEGRRSTESEVYDDGTNTFFWRAHTLTVLFILTCTLGYVTLLEETPQDTAYNTKRGIVASILVFLCFGVTQAKDGPFSRPHPAYWRFWLCVSVVYELFLIFILFQLPPLTVAPLTGALALQTVQDGRQFLKYVDPKLGVPLPERDYGGNCLIYDPDNETDPFHNIWDKLDGFVPAHFLGWYLKTLMIRDWWMCMIISVMFEFLEYSLEHQLPNFSECWWDHWIMDVLVCNGLGIYCGMKTLEWLSLKTYKWQGLWNIPTYKGKMKRIAFQFTPYSWVRFEWKPASSLRRWLAVCGIILVFLLAELNTFYLKFVLWMPPEHYLVLLRLVFFVNVGGVAMREIYDFMDDPKPHKKLGPQAWLVAAITATELLIVVKYDPHTLTLSLPFYISQCWTLGSVLVLTWTVWRFFLRDITLRYKETRWQKWQNKDDQGSTVGNGDQHPPGLDEDLLGPGVAEGEGAPTPN
- the PTDSS2 gene encoding phosphatidylserine synthase 2 isoform X5; the encoded protein is MIRDWWMCMIISVMFEFLEYSLEHQLPNFSECWWDHWIMDVLVCNGLGIYCGMKTLEWLSLKTYKWQGLWNIPTYKGKMKRIAFQFTPYSWVRFEWKPASSLRRWLAVCGIILVFLLAELNTFYLKFVLWMPPEHYLVLLRLVFFVNVGGVAMREIYDFMDDPKPHKKLGPQAWLVAAITATELLIVVKYDPHTLTLSLPFYISQCWTLGSVLVLTWTVWRFFLRDITLRYKETRWQKWQNKDDQGSTVGNGDQHPPGLDEDLLGPGVAEGEGAPTPN
- the PTDSS2 gene encoding phosphatidylserine synthase 2 isoform X2, which codes for MRRGERRDAGGPRPESPVPAGKASLEEPPDGPSAGQATGPGEGRRSTESEVYDDGTNTFFWRAHTLTVLFILTCTLGYVTLLEETPQDTAYNTKRGIVASILVFLCFGVTQAKDGPFSRPHPAYWRFWLCVSVVYELFLIFILFQTVQDGRQFLKYVDPKLGVPLPERDYGGNCLIYDPDNETDPFHNIWDKLDGFVPAHFLGWYLKTLMIRDWWMCMIISVMFEFLEYSLEHQLPNFSECWWDHWIMDVLVCNGLGIYCGMKTLEWLSLKTYKWQGLWNIPTYKGKMKRIAFQFTPYSWVRFEWKPASSLRRWLAVCGIILVFLLAELNTFYLKFVLWMPPEHYLVLLRLVFFVNVGGVAMREIYDFMDDPKPHKKLGPQAWLVAAITATELLIVVKYDPHTLTLSLPFYISQCWTLGSVLVLTWTVWRFFLRDITLRYKETRWQKWQNKDDQGSTVGNGDQHPPGLDEDLLGPGVAEGEGAPTPN
- the PTDSS2 gene encoding phosphatidylserine synthase 2 isoform X3: MRRGERRDAGGPRPESPVPAGKASLEEPPDGPSAGQATGPGEGRRSTESEVYDDGTNTFFWRAHTLTVLFILTCTLGYVTLLEETPQDTAYNTKRGIVASILVFLCFGVTQAKDGPFSRPHPAYWRFWLCVSVVYELFLIFILFQLPPLTVAPLTGALALQTVQDGRQFLKYVDPKLGVPLPERDYGGNCLIYDPDNETDPFHNIWTLMIRDWWMCMIISVMFEFLEYSLEHQLPNFSECWWDHWIMDVLVCNGLGIYCGMKTLEWLSLKTYKWQGLWNIPTYKGKMKRIAFQFTPYSWVRFEWKPASSLRRWLAVCGIILVFLLAELNTFYLKFVLWMPPEHYLVLLRLVFFVNVGGVAMREIYDFMDDPKPHKKLGPQAWLVAAITATELLIVVKYDPHTLTLSLPFYISQCWTLGSVLVLTWTVWRFFLRDITLRYKETRWQKWQNKDDQGSTVGNGDQHPPGLDEDLLGPGVAEGEGAPTPN
- the PTDSS2 gene encoding phosphatidylserine synthase 2 isoform X4, encoding MRRGERRDAGGPRPESPVPAGKASLEEPPDGPSAGQATGPGEGRRSTESEVYDDGTNTFFWRAHTLTVLFILTCTLGYVTLLEETPQDTAYNTKRGIVASILVFLCFGVTQAKDGPFSRPHPAYWRFWLCVSVVYELFLIFILFQTVQDGRQFLKYVDPKLGVPLPERDYGGNCLIYDPDNETDPFHNIWTLMIRDWWMCMIISVMFEFLEYSLEHQLPNFSECWWDHWIMDVLVCNGLGIYCGMKTLEWLSLKTYKWQGLWNIPTYKGKMKRIAFQFTPYSWVRFEWKPASSLRRWLAVCGIILVFLLAELNTFYLKFVLWMPPEHYLVLLRLVFFVNVGGVAMREIYDFMDDPKPHKKLGPQAWLVAAITATELLIVVKYDPHTLTLSLPFYISQCWTLGSVLVLTWTVWRFFLRDITLRYKETRWQKWQNKDDQGSTVGNGDQHPPGLDEDLLGPGVAEGEGAPTPN